From a region of the candidate division KSB1 bacterium genome:
- the speY gene encoding deoxyhypusine synthase, whose translation MPKRKSPYLRGPRIKPAPVSGHTSVTELIDGAFLAYNAARLREAAQLLVRKVLRDEVTVGLSLSGALTPAGLGLSCIVPLIEHGFVDWITSTGANLYHDAHFALDLALHAGSPFVPDPELRKQGVIRIYDVLFDYDVLLTTDRYLREVTSAPEFDMPMTTAQLHYLLGKYLAKRNEALGVETQSILVAAYRHGVPIYAPSPGDSSIGMNLAELSLKGRPRLLDVMGDVNETAAIVYDAKRKGGKSAVLILGGGAPKNFLLQTEPQIQEVLGIPEKGHDYFIQITDARPDTGGLSGATPSEAVSWGKVNPAQLPDTVVCYVDTTVALPLLTAYVLANVAPRPHKRLYDRREQLVQNLRQAYHRHQRRKH comes from the coding sequence ATGCCGAAAAGGAAATCGCCCTATCTGCGCGGGCCGCGTATCAAGCCCGCGCCCGTTTCCGGCCATACTTCGGTGACCGAGCTCATTGACGGGGCCTTTCTCGCCTACAACGCCGCTCGGTTGCGCGAAGCGGCGCAGCTCCTTGTGCGCAAGGTGTTGCGCGACGAGGTGACCGTAGGCTTGAGCCTGTCCGGAGCGCTCACCCCTGCCGGCCTCGGCTTGTCGTGCATCGTGCCGCTCATCGAGCACGGCTTCGTGGACTGGATCACCTCTACCGGCGCCAATCTCTATCACGACGCGCACTTTGCCCTTGACCTTGCTCTTCATGCCGGCTCCCCCTTTGTGCCCGACCCGGAGCTGCGCAAACAGGGCGTTATTCGCATCTACGATGTGCTCTTTGACTACGACGTACTGCTCACTACCGACCGCTACCTGCGCGAGGTGACATCGGCCCCCGAGTTCGACATGCCCATGACCACGGCGCAGCTGCACTACCTTCTGGGGAAATATCTCGCCAAACGCAACGAGGCGCTCGGCGTGGAGACCCAATCGATTCTGGTGGCGGCCTACAGGCACGGGGTGCCGATCTACGCCCCTTCGCCTGGCGACTCCTCGATCGGCATGAACCTGGCCGAGCTGTCTCTGAAGGGCAGGCCGCGCCTGTTGGACGTGATGGGCGATGTCAACGAGACAGCGGCCATCGTCTATGACGCCAAGCGCAAAGGGGGCAAGAGCGCGGTGCTCATTTTGGGCGGCGGCGCACCGAAGAACTTCCTCCTCCAGACCGAGCCGCAAATTCAGGAAGTGCTGGGCATTCCGGAAAAGGGACACGACTATTTCATTCAGATCACTGATGCGCGTCCCGACACCGGTGGCCTGTCCGGAGCTACACCCAGCGAGGCGGTCAGTTGGGGCAAGGTGAACCCGGCCCAATTGCCGGACACGGTGGTCTGCTACGTGGACACCACGGTGGCGCTCCCGCTTCTGACTGCCTATGTGTTGGCCAACGTCGCGCCTCGGCCGCACAAGCGCCTCTATGATCGGCGCGAGCAGTTGGTGCAGAACCTGCGGCAGGCGTACCACAGGCACCAACGGCGGAAGCACTGA
- the trmD gene encoding tRNA (guanosine(37)-N1)-methyltransferase TrmD has protein sequence MQIHVVTAFPNLLQGPLDESIIKRARERNIVQIHVHDLRAFATDKHRSVDDYPYGGGPGMVLKPEPIFLCVEHIVATYGLQQPRIILMTPQGERYTQKMAIELAREEALIIICGHYKGVDERVRMALVTDEISIGDYVLSGGELPAAVVIDSVVRLLPGAISDPQSAEGDSFHRGILDHPHYTRPEEFRGMRVPEVLLSGNHAAIERWRREQALELTRRRRKDLLQDMQNE, from the coding sequence ATGCAGATTCACGTCGTCACGGCTTTTCCCAACCTGCTGCAAGGGCCGCTCGATGAGAGCATTATCAAGCGCGCACGTGAGCGCAACATCGTGCAAATCCACGTGCACGACCTGCGTGCCTTCGCTACCGACAAGCATCGCAGCGTCGACGATTACCCTTACGGCGGCGGGCCGGGCATGGTGCTGAAGCCCGAGCCCATCTTTCTCTGCGTTGAACACATCGTGGCTACCTACGGCCTGCAGCAGCCACGTATTATTCTGATGACGCCGCAGGGTGAGCGTTACACGCAGAAAATGGCCATCGAACTGGCCCGCGAAGAGGCGCTGATCATCATCTGCGGGCACTACAAAGGGGTGGACGAGCGCGTCCGCATGGCGCTGGTCACCGACGAGATCTCCATCGGCGACTATGTGCTCAGCGGCGGCGAGCTGCCGGCTGCGGTGGTCATCGATTCGGTGGTCAGGCTGCTACCGGGGGCAATCAGCGATCCGCAGTCGGCCGAAGGCGATTCGTTCCACAGGGGCATTCTCGACCACCCGCACTACACGCGACCGGAAGAGTTTCGGGGCATGCGCGTGCCGGAGGTGCTGCTCTCGGGAAACCACGCCGCTATCGAACGGTGGCGGCGGGAACAGGCTCTGGAGCTCACCAGGCGCCGACGCAAAGACTTACTTCAGGATATGCAGAACGAATAG
- the ffh gene encoding signal recognition particle protein, with protein sequence MFQDIASKFDAVIRKLRGHGKLTEKNIAETMREVRRVLLEADVNYRVVKEFIDQVQQKALGTEVMRSVTPGQLVVKIIHDELTRLMGSTEEPLRLSRWPSVVMLVGLQGSGKTTFAGKLARHLRQRGRNPLLVAADVRRPAAITQLEVVGKAVDCRVFTAQGDAVTICTQAVQSARQNGFDVVIIDTGGRLHVDEELMEEVVAIKQATAPDEVLFVADGMTGQDAVNAATVFNERLDITGVVLTKMDGDARGGAAMSVRAVTGKPIKFLSVGEKLDALEKFHPERMASRILGMGDIVTLVERAQEAMDREQAERVEKRLRRQEFTLEDFYEQLQQLKKMGPLEELLRMLPGVGRSPLRNLTLDERAMVKTEAIINSMTPEERRRPHIINGSRRRRIARGSGTTVQDVNRLLHQFQMVQRMVKQMSKPGRSMGRPLGLP encoded by the coding sequence ATGTTCCAGGACATCGCCAGCAAATTCGACGCGGTCATCCGCAAGCTGCGCGGTCACGGCAAGCTGACCGAGAAGAACATTGCCGAGACCATGCGCGAGGTGCGGCGCGTGCTGCTCGAGGCCGACGTCAACTACCGGGTGGTCAAGGAGTTTATTGACCAGGTGCAGCAGAAGGCCTTGGGCACGGAGGTCATGCGCAGCGTGACTCCCGGGCAGCTGGTGGTCAAGATCATCCACGACGAGCTGACCAGGCTGATGGGCAGCACGGAGGAGCCGTTGCGCCTCAGCCGTTGGCCCAGCGTGGTGATGCTGGTGGGGTTACAGGGTTCGGGCAAGACGACGTTCGCCGGCAAACTGGCGCGCCACCTTCGTCAGCGGGGGCGCAACCCTCTCCTGGTTGCCGCCGATGTACGTCGCCCCGCCGCCATCACGCAGCTGGAAGTGGTGGGCAAGGCAGTCGACTGCAGGGTGTTCACCGCGCAAGGCGATGCCGTCACCATCTGCACCCAAGCGGTCCAGTCTGCCCGGCAGAACGGCTTTGACGTGGTCATCATCGACACGGGCGGCCGGCTGCATGTGGATGAAGAGCTCATGGAGGAGGTGGTGGCCATCAAGCAGGCCACGGCGCCTGATGAGGTGCTCTTTGTGGCGGACGGCATGACCGGCCAGGACGCCGTCAACGCCGCCACGGTGTTCAATGAGCGCCTGGACATCACCGGGGTGGTGCTGACCAAGATGGACGGCGACGCCCGCGGCGGCGCGGCGATGTCGGTACGCGCCGTCACCGGCAAGCCCATCAAGTTCCTGAGCGTGGGCGAGAAGCTCGACGCCCTGGAAAAGTTCCACCCCGAGCGCATGGCCTCGCGCATCCTGGGCATGGGCGACATTGTCACCCTGGTGGAGCGCGCCCAGGAGGCGATGGACCGCGAACAAGCAGAGCGCGTAGAAAAGCGCCTGCGACGCCAAGAGTTCACGTTGGAGGACTTTTATGAGCAACTCCAGCAGCTCAAGAAGATGGGCCCCCTGGAGGAGCTCTTGCGCATGCTGCCCGGTGTCGGGCGCTCCCCCTTGCGCAATCTGACCTTGGACGAGCGCGCCATGGTCAAGACCGAGGCAATCATCAATTCGATGACGCCTGAGGAGCGCCGCCGGCCGCACATCATCAACGGCAGCCGCAGACGGCGCATCGCGCGGGGCAGCGGGACCACCGTCCAAGACGTGAACCGTCTGCTACACCAGTTCCAAATGGTGCAGCGCATGGTGAAACAGATGAGCAAACCGGGCAGGAGCATGGGCAGACCTCTGGGGCTCCCCTGA
- the rimM gene encoding ribosome maturation factor RimM (Essential for efficient processing of 16S rRNA) produces the protein MPSERDEGVKKQSGSTRDLVLIGTVRRAHGVRGELLVTPHTDDPARFGLLRELYVAVADEGHRRVGVVGARVSNKGVLLRLSEVTDRDTAEALVGAELLIPREQCLPLPPDSYYEFELWGMEVRTTAGRVLGTLHEVVDFPANDVWVVRDQEHEYLLPAVKEVIKMVDREERVIIIEPIPGLVDEEP, from the coding sequence ATGCCCAGCGAAAGGGATGAGGGGGTAAAGAAACAGTCGGGCAGCACCAGGGATCTGGTCCTCATCGGTACCGTCAGACGCGCGCATGGAGTGCGGGGTGAGCTGCTGGTCACGCCGCATACGGACGATCCTGCCCGCTTCGGTCTGCTGCGCGAACTCTACGTGGCGGTGGCCGATGAAGGGCACAGGCGGGTGGGCGTGGTGGGGGCACGCGTGAGCAATAAAGGGGTCCTCCTGCGCCTGAGTGAGGTGACGGATCGGGATACAGCCGAGGCGCTGGTGGGTGCGGAGCTCCTCATCCCACGCGAGCAGTGCCTGCCGCTTCCTCCTGACAGCTACTACGAGTTCGAACTCTGGGGCATGGAGGTGAGAACCACCGCCGGTAGGGTGCTGGGCACGCTGCACGAGGTGGTGGACTTTCCTGCCAACGATGTCTGGGTAGTGCGCGACCAAGAGCACGAATACCTCCTCCCCGCGGTCAAGGAGGTCATCAAGATGGTGGACCGGGAGGAGCGCGTGATCATCATCGAGCCCATCCCCGGGCTGGTGGATGAGGAGCCGTAA
- a CDS encoding VIT1/CCC1 family protein, translated as MAGLDARHLRKVLSYQRSEVTEHAIYRRLARRTSGPNRTVLEAIAADELRHARQWQDLTGRSARPRTLQVWLFVLLSRALGLSFALKLMERAEGVAQREYGQLSSMLRPARELAEEEREHEAALLGLLQEEHLRYVGAIVLGLNDALVELTGGLAGLTLALQRTRLIALSAIVVGLAAAMSMAASTYLSTKAEKSDKAPLRSAAYTGAAYLQTVVLLVAPFLAIAQPFVALGCALLASILIIASFNFYTAVAMDRPFGRQFMEMAAISLGVAAASFGLASVARMLLGVDV; from the coding sequence TTGGCAGGACTCGATGCCCGGCACCTTCGCAAGGTGCTCTCATATCAGCGCAGCGAAGTCACAGAACACGCCATCTATCGGCGACTGGCGCGGCGCACTTCGGGCCCCAACCGGACGGTGCTGGAGGCCATTGCCGCCGATGAGCTTCGCCACGCGCGGCAGTGGCAAGACCTGACAGGTCGCTCTGCGAGGCCGCGCACCCTGCAGGTATGGCTCTTCGTGCTCCTCAGCAGAGCGCTAGGGCTGAGCTTCGCGTTGAAGCTCATGGAGCGGGCTGAGGGGGTTGCCCAACGCGAGTACGGCCAATTGAGTTCAATGCTCCGTCCGGCGCGCGAGCTGGCTGAGGAGGAGAGGGAACATGAGGCGGCGTTGCTGGGCCTGCTGCAGGAAGAGCATCTCCGGTACGTGGGGGCCATCGTGTTAGGGCTCAACGATGCCTTGGTGGAGTTGACCGGCGGACTGGCCGGGCTGACACTGGCCCTGCAACGCACGCGCCTCATCGCCCTTTCAGCGATCGTGGTGGGATTGGCGGCAGCAATGTCGATGGCTGCCTCAACCTATCTTTCCACAAAAGCAGAGAAAAGTGATAAGGCTCCTTTGCGCTCGGCGGCCTACACCGGCGCCGCCTATCTCCAGACGGTGGTGCTACTGGTGGCGCCATTTCTTGCCATCGCACAGCCATTCGTAGCGCTGGGGTGCGCGCTCTTGGCCTCGATCCTTATCATCGCCAGCTTCAACTTTTACACCGCCGTGGCCATGGACAGACCTTTCGGCAGGCAGTTCATGGAGATGGCGGCCATCAGCCTAGGGGTAGCCGCGGCAAGTTTTGGTTTAGCATCCGTGGCCCGGATGCTGCTCGGGGTAGACGTGTGA
- a CDS encoding M48 family metallopeptidase — MCCPRQLLSTGGFSPATPRQVAIRPMRRKWASCSSRGRLTFDTELLRQPAGFRREVIVHELLHLKVPNHGRLFRSLLRAHLDGAA; from the coding sequence GTGTGTTGCCCCAGGCAGCTGCTTTCCACTGGCGGCTTTTCGCCTGCCACTCCCCGCCAGGTTGCCATCCGCCCCATGAGGCGCAAATGGGCCAGTTGCTCGTCGCGCGGCCGGCTTACCTTCGATACGGAGCTTCTCCGCCAGCCAGCCGGGTTCCGCCGCGAGGTGATTGTGCATGAGCTGCTCCATCTCAAGGTCCCGAACCATGGTCGGCTGTTCAGAAGTCTGCTGCGCGCGCATCTTGACGGGGCGGCCTGA
- the rplS gene encoding 50S ribosomal protein L19 gives MNKADIMTAGQLKEDIPDFKAGDTVAVHVKVIEGDKERIQIFKGVVLQRRGAGVNETFTVRKVSDGVGVERIFPLHSPRIAKIELVRRGRVRRAKLFYLRGRKGKAARIEEER, from the coding sequence ATGAACAAAGCGGACATTATGACGGCCGGGCAGCTTAAAGAGGATATCCCGGACTTTAAGGCCGGGGATACAGTTGCCGTGCACGTGAAGGTGATTGAGGGGGACAAGGAGCGCATCCAGATTTTCAAGGGAGTGGTGCTGCAGCGTCGCGGCGCAGGGGTCAACGAGACCTTTACTGTGCGCAAGGTTTCTGACGGCGTCGGCGTCGAGCGCATCTTCCCGCTGCACTCGCCGCGCATCGCGAAGATCGAGCTGGTCAGGCGCGGACGGGTCAGGCGGGCCAAGCTCTTCTATCTGCGCGGCCGCAAGGGCAAAGCCGCCCGCATCGAGGAAGAACGCTGA
- a CDS encoding arginine decarboxylase, pyruvoyl-dependent, translated as MFVPTRMFLTKGVGVHREQLQSFELALRHAGIQFLNIVSVSSILPPGCKIISRERGLKLLKPGQIAFCVIARASSNEPRRQIAASIGVAIPADKTMYGYLSEHHAFGQTEKKAGDYAEDLAASMLASTLGVEFDEDESWDNKRQIWKISGKIVHSRNITQSANVDKEGKWTTVVAAAVLLP; from the coding sequence ATGTTTGTGCCAACAAGGATGTTTTTGACCAAGGGGGTTGGCGTGCACCGCGAGCAGCTCCAGTCGTTTGAGCTGGCGCTGCGTCACGCGGGCATCCAGTTTCTCAACATCGTGTCGGTGAGCAGCATCCTGCCCCCGGGGTGCAAGATTATTTCCCGCGAACGCGGCCTCAAGCTTCTGAAGCCGGGGCAGATCGCCTTTTGCGTCATCGCGCGGGCGAGCAGCAACGAACCACGGCGGCAGATCGCTGCTTCCATCGGTGTGGCCATCCCCGCGGACAAGACCATGTACGGCTACTTGAGCGAGCATCACGCGTTCGGCCAGACGGAAAAAAAGGCCGGGGACTATGCCGAGGACCTGGCCGCCTCCATGCTCGCCTCCACCCTGGGTGTGGAGTTCGATGAGGACGAGAGCTGGGACAACAAGCGTCAGATCTGGAAAATCAGCGGCAAGATCGTGCACAGCCGCAACATCACGCAGTCGGCCAACGTGGACAAAGAAGGAAAGTGGACCACGGTGGTGGCCGCGGCCGTGCTCCTGCCGTGA
- a CDS encoding translation initiation factor eIF-2B — protein MAKALRMLEKIRRDQVSGASVLANEAASCLLAFLEERKGAPPERIREGLVELGCALVTALPGNGPTFNLVNSLLLRMEGAEESDQLARIARGHITAWLQASQVALREIAATVGALIRDGDTVFTHSYSSSVFAGLKQAKAADRRFRTIVTESRPLLEGRTMARELASLGLPVTLVVDAAAPTLVAESDLVLFGAVMVTEDFIVNKVGTYALALAARHEQIPVYAVSELSKCLPRTLTRGFPTERQPDEVWARAPRTVDVRNFQFEAVPHDLFTGVATEQGVLTTADLRTYIAEELASAGVASVLASGGPGAWP, from the coding sequence ATGGCGAAGGCGCTGCGCATGCTGGAGAAGATTCGCAGAGATCAGGTCTCGGGCGCGTCTGTGCTCGCGAACGAGGCGGCCTCGTGTTTGCTGGCGTTCCTGGAGGAGCGCAAGGGGGCTCCTCCAGAGCGCATCAGGGAAGGCTTGGTAGAACTGGGGTGCGCATTGGTTACGGCACTTCCCGGCAATGGCCCCACCTTCAACCTGGTCAATTCGCTCCTGCTGCGCATGGAGGGCGCGGAGGAGAGTGACCAGCTTGCGCGCATTGCTAGGGGCCACATCACCGCATGGCTGCAGGCTTCGCAAGTGGCATTGCGAGAGATTGCGGCTACGGTGGGTGCCCTCATCAGGGATGGCGACACTGTGTTCACGCACAGCTACAGCAGCTCCGTCTTTGCCGGTCTCAAGCAGGCGAAGGCAGCGGACCGTCGATTTCGCACCATTGTCACCGAGTCCAGGCCTCTCTTGGAGGGACGGACAATGGCCCGAGAGCTGGCCTCGTTGGGCTTGCCGGTGACCCTCGTTGTGGACGCCGCTGCACCCACCCTTGTGGCAGAGTCAGATCTGGTCCTGTTCGGCGCGGTGATGGTGACCGAGGACTTTATCGTGAACAAGGTGGGCACCTACGCCCTTGCCTTGGCGGCACGGCATGAGCAGATTCCGGTGTATGCCGTGAGCGAGTTGTCCAAGTGCTTGCCGCGCACTCTTACCCGTGGCTTTCCCACCGAGCGGCAGCCCGATGAGGTTTGGGCCCGTGCCCCGCGCACAGTGGACGTGCGCAACTTCCAATTTGAAGCAGTGCCCCATGACCTATTCACCGGGGTTGCCACTGAGCAGGGCGTGTTGACCACCGCCGACCTACGGACCTATATCGCCGAGGAGCTGGCATCTGCCGGGGTAGCAAGCGTGTTGGCCAGCGGTGGTCCCGGCGCCTGGCCGTAA
- a CDS encoding Mrp/NBP35 family ATP-binding protein, with product MTDMETHTPDCAAQEAAEGLELAKRMAQVGYKILVLSGKGGVGKSTVAANLAVALAAEGWKVGLLDVDFHGPSIPKLMGIQGRAVAVHEGLLLPVDGGAGVKVMSLGLLLHSEDDAVIWRGPLKMGVIRQLLKDVEWGKLDYLIVDSPPGTGDEPLSVAQLLTPPAGALVVTQPQQLSTADVRRSIRFCERVGLPVLGLVENMSGFVCPHCGNRVDVFSAGGGERLANELGVPFLGRIPLDPKVVQSGDEGKPFAAYLAETAVAQEFAAIVEKIIAATGRPSPQEESQPSSASRP from the coding sequence ATGACTGACATGGAAACCCACACGCCCGATTGTGCGGCCCAGGAGGCGGCCGAAGGTTTAGAGCTGGCCAAGCGAATGGCGCAGGTCGGCTACAAGATTCTCGTCTTGTCAGGCAAAGGAGGGGTGGGCAAGAGTACAGTAGCTGCGAACTTGGCCGTTGCCCTGGCAGCCGAGGGATGGAAGGTGGGACTGCTTGATGTGGACTTTCACGGGCCGAGCATTCCAAAGTTGATGGGTATCCAAGGGCGCGCGGTGGCGGTGCACGAAGGTCTGCTTTTGCCCGTGGACGGGGGCGCCGGCGTGAAAGTCATGTCCCTGGGCTTGCTGCTGCACAGCGAAGACGACGCGGTCATTTGGCGCGGCCCGCTCAAAATGGGGGTGATCAGACAACTGCTCAAAGACGTGGAATGGGGCAAACTGGACTACCTCATCGTGGACAGCCCTCCAGGCACAGGGGATGAGCCGCTGTCGGTGGCTCAGCTTCTCACGCCGCCGGCCGGAGCATTGGTAGTCACCCAGCCGCAGCAACTCTCCACTGCCGATGTGCGGCGCTCGATACGGTTCTGCGAGCGGGTCGGACTGCCGGTGCTCGGCCTCGTCGAGAACATGAGCGGATTTGTCTGCCCACACTGCGGCAACCGCGTGGACGTCTTCTCTGCGGGCGGCGGCGAGAGGCTGGCCAACGAGCTTGGGGTGCCGTTCCTTGGTCGCATCCCCTTGGACCCGAAGGTGGTGCAATCAGGTGATGAAGGGAAACCGTTTGCCGCCTATCTGGCGGAAACAGCGGTGGCCCAGGAGTTCGCCGCAATAGTCGAAAAGATCATCGCAGCCACCGGGCGCCCTTCGCCCCAAGAGGAGAGCCAGCCTTCGAGTGCCTCCCGCCCTTGA
- the gabT gene encoding 4-aminobutyrate--2-oxoglutarate transaminase: MQHNIPGPESARLMQRKGEELPPAAYNLTPIFVAQAHGAQVVDVDGNRYIDFAGGIGVLNVGHTHPKVVEAIIDQVRRFTHTCFHVLPYESYVELAARLNRLAPGSSKKKTILVNSGAEAVENAVKIAKYATGRFALVSFEHGYHGRTFLTMSLNGKVAPYRKGFGPGAAEVYHLPAPYCYRCPYDKDPDSCANFCATRLEQFFAANVDPTTVAAVIFEPVLGEGGFVPLPKPYLSALVDFCRAHGILVIADEIQTGWGRTGKLFACEHYELEPDILVTAKSLAGGLPLAAVVARAEVVDGIHQAGLGGTFSGNPVSCAAALAVLDVIEEEGLVARAEAIGQRVRARFRTLQEHYPLIGDVRGLGAMNALELVEDRTTKKPASQAVTKILRSCYEHGLIVLKAGTYNNCIRTLMPLVISDRELDQGLDILEQAIRAVSAQGC, translated from the coding sequence ATGCAGCATAACATCCCCGGCCCCGAGAGTGCGCGGCTCATGCAACGCAAAGGGGAAGAGTTGCCGCCGGCCGCCTACAATCTGACGCCAATCTTCGTGGCCCAAGCCCACGGCGCGCAGGTGGTGGACGTGGACGGCAACCGGTACATCGACTTTGCCGGGGGCATCGGCGTGCTCAACGTGGGGCATACGCACCCCAAGGTGGTGGAGGCGATCATCGACCAGGTGCGCCGATTCACCCACACCTGCTTCCATGTGCTGCCGTACGAGTCCTACGTAGAACTCGCCGCCCGACTGAACCGCCTTGCCCCAGGGAGCTCTAAGAAGAAGACGATTTTGGTAAACTCTGGGGCCGAGGCCGTGGAAAATGCCGTCAAGATTGCCAAGTATGCCACCGGGCGTTTCGCCCTGGTCAGCTTTGAGCACGGCTACCACGGCCGAACCTTTCTCACCATGTCGTTGAACGGGAAGGTCGCACCATATCGCAAGGGGTTTGGCCCGGGCGCCGCCGAGGTCTACCACCTGCCGGCGCCATACTGCTATCGCTGCCCCTACGACAAGGATCCCGACTCCTGCGCCAACTTCTGCGCCACGCGACTGGAGCAGTTCTTTGCTGCCAATGTGGACCCCACGACTGTGGCTGCAGTCATTTTCGAGCCTGTACTCGGCGAGGGCGGATTTGTGCCGTTGCCAAAGCCGTATCTCAGCGCCCTGGTGGACTTTTGCCGAGCACACGGCATCCTGGTTATCGCCGATGAGATCCAGACCGGCTGGGGAAGGACAGGAAAGCTCTTTGCCTGCGAACACTATGAGCTGGAGCCGGACATCTTGGTGACCGCCAAGTCATTGGCCGGTGGGCTGCCCTTGGCCGCAGTGGTGGCCCGCGCCGAGGTGGTGGACGGCATTCACCAGGCGGGCCTCGGAGGTACGTTCAGCGGCAATCCGGTGAGCTGCGCCGCCGCCCTGGCAGTACTGGACGTCATCGAAGAAGAGGGACTTGTGGCGCGCGCAGAAGCCATCGGGCAGAGAGTGCGCGCCCGGTTCCGCACGCTGCAAGAACACTACCCGCTGATTGGGGACGTGCGCGGCCTTGGCGCGATGAATGCCCTGGAACTGGTCGAAGATCGTACGACCAAGAAACCCGCCTCGCAGGCGGTGACCAAGATTCTCCGCTCCTGCTACGAACACGGGCTCATCGTGCTCAAGGCTGGCACCTACAACAACTGCATCCGCACATTGATGCCCCTGGTGATTAGCGACAGGGAGCTTGATCAGGGGTTGGATATTCTGGAACAGGCTATAAGGGCCGTCTCGGCCCAGGGATGCTGA
- the speB gene encoding agmatinase, translating to MRQGVVLNFGGIEEPGSYAEARCVVLPVPYDGTTTYQPGTRRGPLAILEASGHMELYDHELGNSPIEHGIWTLPPLVSEASGPEQMVASVRQAARPLFRDGKFVLTLGGEHSITLGAIQACKELHPELRVLQLDAHADMRDSYEGSPFSHACVMRRVVDLGVPVVQVGIRSLSEEEVEPIRQSRVTTLFAEQHPTSEQVVTALQQWGSGPVYVTFDLDALDPSIMPATGTPEPGGLLWEQALDILRAVTRTCSVVATDLVELAPIPGMVAPDFLAAKLAYKIIGYALGAARRAS from the coding sequence ATGAGGCAAGGGGTGGTGCTCAACTTTGGGGGAATTGAGGAGCCCGGGAGCTACGCGGAGGCGCGCTGCGTGGTGCTGCCCGTGCCGTACGATGGGACCACCACTTACCAGCCTGGTACGCGCCGTGGCCCGCTGGCCATCCTGGAGGCCTCCGGGCACATGGAACTATACGACCACGAACTTGGCAACAGCCCAATCGAGCACGGCATCTGGACCCTCCCGCCGCTGGTTAGCGAGGCCTCGGGACCGGAGCAGATGGTGGCGTCGGTGCGGCAGGCTGCACGCCCGCTTTTCCGCGACGGCAAGTTCGTCCTCACCTTGGGGGGAGAGCATTCGATAACGCTGGGTGCCATCCAGGCGTGCAAGGAACTGCATCCTGAGCTGCGGGTGCTGCAACTGGACGCCCATGCGGACATGCGCGACTCGTACGAGGGTTCTCCGTTTAGCCATGCGTGCGTCATGCGCCGCGTGGTGGACTTGGGAGTGCCAGTGGTGCAAGTGGGGATCCGAAGCTTGTCCGAGGAGGAGGTGGAGCCGATCAGGCAAAGCCGCGTGACCACGCTCTTTGCCGAGCAGCACCCCACCAGTGAACAGGTCGTGACAGCGCTGCAGCAATGGGGTTCCGGGCCGGTCTATGTGACCTTTGATCTCGACGCGCTCGATCCCTCGATCATGCCTGCCACCGGCACACCGGAGCCCGGCGGCCTCTTGTGGGAGCAGGCGCTGGATATCCTGCGCGCGGTAACCCGCACCTGCTCGGTGGTAGCAACGGATTTGGTGGAATTGGCCCCCATTCCCGGCATGGTGGCGCCAGACTTTTTGGCCGCAAAACTCGCTTACAAGATCATCGGTTACGCCTTAGGGGCTGCGCGCAGAGCATCTTGA
- the rpsP gene encoding 30S ribosomal protein S16 yields the protein MAVRLRLARAGKKKQPFYRIVAVDSRRSRDGMCLERVGYYNPRTSPPQLEVDEERVNYWLDCGAQPSETVRSLLSRKGILLRRDLKKKGFDPARIEEEFKKWEVLQIERRRRMEAKEAQKRQATEPAPQPEAPAEAETPQEPEAQGEPEAENANQ from the coding sequence TTGGCAGTACGATTACGCTTAGCGCGGGCCGGAAAGAAGAAACAACCGTTCTATCGCATCGTAGCCGTTGACTCGCGCCGTTCTCGGGACGGAATGTGTTTGGAGCGCGTCGGTTACTACAACCCACGCACTTCGCCTCCGCAACTGGAGGTGGACGAGGAACGAGTCAATTACTGGTTGGACTGCGGGGCGCAACCTTCCGAGACCGTGCGCAGTCTGCTGAGCCGCAAGGGCATCCTCTTGCGCCGGGACCTGAAGAAGAAGGGCTTCGACCCAGCGCGCATCGAGGAGGAGTTCAAGAAGTGGGAGGTGCTGCAGATCGAGCGACGCCGGCGCATGGAGGCCAAGGAGGCGCAGAAGCGCCAGGCAACTGAGCCGGCACCTCAGCCTGAAGCCCCAGCCGAGGCGGAGACTCCCCAGGAACCAGAAGCACAGGGCGAGCCCGAGGCCGAAAACGCCAACCAGTAG